A window of the Jeotgalibacillus aurantiacus genome harbors these coding sequences:
- a CDS encoding phosphotransferase family protein: MTLNKIIKHFGLQTQSISDVADSHSSTVYKVLLTNGETVYIKIPFNILKFHREIKAYSILEGRIAVPRLLDVWEGDDETTGALLLSELEGQPLMPTISTSLAYETGVYHASMHAIQPPAGLDLANIDNEFPNWSAFLDRMFYGFAEDTKKVIDPALYEKSIDKYVEMKRNLPAPDGPSFIHMDFRPANILVKNNQITGVIDFESVRFGATEMDFSKIHRDFLSLDPSLYQAYQDGYRSIRPLVDLDRVLIFYRFTDAFNSIGWCQRRGIDQNRDFYERNLEILKEELKVYK; this comes from the coding sequence ATGACACTAAACAAGATCATTAAACACTTCGGTCTCCAGACGCAATCAATCAGTGATGTGGCCGATTCGCATAGTTCAACTGTTTATAAAGTGCTCCTTACCAATGGAGAAACGGTATACATAAAGATTCCGTTCAATATATTGAAGTTTCACCGGGAGATTAAGGCTTACAGCATTCTTGAAGGGCGGATTGCGGTTCCGCGTCTGCTTGATGTGTGGGAGGGGGACGATGAGACAACCGGAGCGCTGCTGCTTTCGGAGCTTGAAGGACAGCCTCTCATGCCAACCATTTCTACATCCCTTGCCTATGAAACAGGTGTCTATCATGCTTCGATGCACGCGATTCAGCCGCCTGCCGGATTGGATTTGGCGAACATAGATAATGAGTTTCCGAACTGGTCAGCATTTTTGGATCGGATGTTTTACGGTTTTGCAGAGGATACAAAAAAGGTGATTGATCCGGCTTTATATGAAAAGTCGATCGACAAGTACGTTGAGATGAAACGTAACCTGCCTGCCCCGGATGGTCCGAGCTTTATTCATATGGATTTCCGGCCGGCAAACATATTAGTAAAGAACAATCAGATCACAGGAGTCATTGATTTTGAAAGTGTGCGCTTCGGTGCAACGGAAATGGACTTTTCGAAAATTCATCGCGATTTTTTAAGTTTGGATCCGTCTCTCTATCAGGCGTATCAGGATGGATACCGGAGTATCCGTCCATTAGTTGACCTGGATCGTGTACTGATTTTCTACCGTTTTACAGACGCGTTTAACAGTATTGGCTGGTGTCAGAGACGCGGAATTGATCAGAATAGAGACTTTTATGAACGCAACCTTGAGATATTAAAAGAAGAATTGAAGGTATACAAATAA
- a CDS encoding methyl-accepting chemotaxis protein yields MSDQLNQRSAQGVIRSRELLQKIDHITTVSSDNSTTLTSLNEKTDEISGIVKTISEIASQTNLLALNAAIEAARAGEHGRGFDIVAKEVRKLSARVEQSIGEVRETVNAITSEVEKITTGTHTVMTSVTESQDQIKTTVEDFEMIGSSAKQLDAKSKQFVQLI; encoded by the coding sequence ATGTCTGATCAGTTGAATCAGCGATCTGCCCAGGGTGTTATCCGAAGTCGTGAGCTTCTGCAGAAAATTGATCATATCACGACGGTTTCATCAGACAATTCAACGACTCTCACATCGTTAAACGAAAAGACCGATGAGATTAGCGGAATTGTCAAAACGATCAGTGAGATTGCCAGTCAGACGAACCTGCTTGCTTTAAACGCTGCGATCGAAGCTGCACGCGCTGGTGAGCATGGCCGCGGTTTTGATATTGTGGCAAAAGAAGTCCGGAAGCTGTCAGCAAGAGTGGAGCAATCGATTGGTGAGGTTAGAGAAACGGTGAATGCCATTACGAGTGAGGTTGAAAAGATCACAACAGGCACTCACACGGTCATGACAAGCGTGACAGAAAGCCAGGATCAGATTAAAACAACAGTGGAAGACTTTGAAATGATCGGATCATCAGCCAAACAGCTGGATGCAAAATCAAAGCAGTTTGTGCAATTGATCTAA
- a CDS encoding bifunctional diguanylate cyclase/phosphodiesterase — translation MHHDRYSRLAEITKMIHLKLDKKSVLEQVVMAISEEIVRCDAVGIYLPIAKDQFQGFVGKPDNFNGITLDKMVIDLKNDRFAAEIVQTKKSIYIPDTSKDSRPDPIPIELFKIKSVFGMPIYFENSFYGLVFLFDYSSPLHLNKEELEAIESYVMMAAVAIRNTELFTASKKLLKDKQLLLDATNDLSRCLTLQEALETSFRYVGQALNNPNVGAHLKDIETQTPSPHRLSADSEWKEEDWIQVHREVKVNFQEDPVFKEVVATKRPLLIEDAINDPRPNKTAIERFGIRSMYTLPLISRGEVLGTLGVVSFDGPRHYTDAEQQLAISIAGATAGVLDNLIHLEQLERIIRHRTRELQEKNEILETMNNDLRLLSKKNESILNSAGEGIYGLNKDGVITFCNPTAASMLAYDVEELVGKTQDDVIAHYKNEQELYEKMSSPIHQSLLTGQKAYSVNEKFAKKDGAVFDVEYVSTPIQNGDHHNGVVVTFRDVTERKQMEKRIHNQAYYDLITRLPNRTYLVQKIKNALKYIDPVKHRLAVMFLDLDRFKLINDSYGHTIGDRVLCEVAERFQTLVTDRITVGRLGGDEFIVLVEEVERPEELDEIAAQFLHVLKDPIHIGKHELFTGASLGISMYPDDAQNEDDLIRNADTAMYVAKEQGGTYHYFTRMLMEKNIERSNLLNALYQAVERNEMKVYYQPKVDYENKQITGVEALLRWTHPELGKVPPDKFIPLAEETGMILKIGEWVLRESLRQLRKWHDLGHNITMAVNFSIRQIQHPRVVQMVKSMLEEEHLEPKYLEIELTEHTLIQAHDIEKLHELKALGISLSLDDFGTGYSSLRYIKDFPIDCIKIDRSFVENMIQIPHIAALNSTIIHMAKRLDYRVIAEGVETKEQIDRLMQEGCHCMQGFYFSRPVPAGEMQEMFAKELS, via the coding sequence ATGCACCATGATCGTTACTCAAGGTTAGCCGAAATTACAAAGATGATTCATTTGAAGCTGGATAAGAAGTCTGTGCTTGAACAGGTTGTCATGGCCATTTCTGAAGAAATTGTCAGGTGTGATGCAGTGGGCATTTATTTGCCGATTGCAAAGGATCAGTTTCAGGGTTTTGTCGGAAAACCGGATAATTTTAATGGAATCACGCTCGATAAAATGGTGATTGATTTGAAAAATGACCGGTTTGCAGCCGAGATTGTTCAGACGAAAAAGAGCATTTATATACCGGATACAAGTAAAGATTCCCGTCCAGACCCGATTCCAATTGAATTATTTAAAATCAAATCAGTTTTTGGGATGCCTATTTATTTTGAGAACTCATTTTACGGTCTTGTTTTTCTGTTTGACTACAGCTCGCCGCTCCATTTAAACAAAGAGGAACTTGAGGCAATCGAATCCTACGTGATGATGGCAGCTGTGGCGATTCGTAACACTGAATTGTTTACTGCCTCAAAAAAACTGCTGAAAGATAAGCAGCTGCTGCTTGATGCAACGAATGACCTGTCGCGCTGTCTTACCCTACAGGAAGCACTTGAAACAAGCTTTCGATATGTCGGACAGGCGCTGAACAATCCGAACGTCGGCGCGCACCTGAAGGATATTGAGACGCAGACCCCCTCTCCTCACCGACTGTCAGCTGACAGCGAGTGGAAGGAAGAAGACTGGATTCAGGTTCATCGCGAGGTAAAAGTGAATTTTCAGGAGGATCCTGTTTTCAAAGAAGTGGTCGCAACAAAACGACCCTTATTAATTGAAGATGCCATCAATGATCCACGGCCCAACAAAACAGCCATTGAGCGTTTTGGAATCAGGTCCATGTATACACTGCCACTTATTTCACGTGGAGAGGTGCTCGGAACACTTGGTGTCGTCAGCTTCGATGGGCCCCGCCATTATACAGATGCCGAACAGCAGCTCGCCATCTCGATTGCCGGGGCAACAGCCGGGGTACTCGATAATCTGATTCATCTTGAGCAGCTGGAGCGGATTATCAGACATCGAACACGTGAGCTTCAGGAAAAAAATGAAATTCTGGAAACTATGAATAACGATCTGAGATTGCTCAGCAAAAAGAACGAATCCATTTTAAATTCTGCCGGGGAAGGTATTTACGGACTGAACAAAGATGGCGTGATTACATTTTGTAATCCGACCGCTGCTTCCATGCTTGCCTATGATGTTGAAGAGCTTGTCGGCAAAACACAGGATGACGTGATCGCTCATTATAAAAACGAGCAGGAACTTTACGAAAAGATGAGCTCTCCAATCCACCAGTCCTTATTAACAGGTCAAAAAGCGTACTCTGTAAATGAAAAATTCGCTAAAAAAGACGGCGCGGTTTTTGATGTTGAATACGTCTCTACGCCGATTCAAAATGGGGATCATCATAATGGTGTTGTCGTCACTTTTCGTGATGTGACAGAACGCAAACAAATGGAAAAACGCATTCATAATCAGGCCTACTATGACCTGATTACAAGGTTGCCAAACCGGACTTATCTTGTTCAGAAAATCAAAAATGCATTAAAATACATCGATCCTGTGAAGCATCGACTAGCCGTGATGTTTCTGGATCTTGACCGATTCAAGCTGATCAACGATTCCTATGGTCATACGATTGGAGACCGGGTTCTTTGCGAGGTGGCAGAGCGTTTCCAAACGCTTGTCACTGACAGGATTACGGTCGGAAGACTTGGTGGTGATGAATTTATTGTTTTAGTGGAGGAGGTAGAACGTCCGGAAGAACTGGATGAAATCGCGGCACAGTTTCTTCATGTTCTGAAAGACCCTATACACATTGGTAAACATGAGTTATTTACCGGCGCAAGCCTTGGTATCAGTATGTATCCGGATGATGCTCAAAATGAAGATGATCTGATCCGCAATGCAGACACCGCCATGTATGTGGCTAAAGAACAAGGTGGCACCTATCACTACTTCACCAGAATGCTCATGGAGAAAAATATCGAGCGGTCTAATTTACTGAATGCCCTTTATCAGGCTGTTGAGCGAAATGAGATGAAGGTTTATTATCAGCCGAAAGTCGACTATGAGAATAAGCAGATTACCGGCGTAGAAGCGCTTCTTCGCTGGACCCATCCCGAGCTTGGTAAAGTCCCGCCTGATAAATTTATTCCACTAGCTGAGGAAACCGGCATGATATTAAAAATTGGTGAATGGGTACTTCGCGAGTCACTGAGGCAGCTGAGGAAATGGCATGATCTGGGACACAACATCACCATGGCAGTGAATTTCTCTATCCGCCAGATTCAGCACCCGCGCGTGGTTCAAATGGTGAAATCCATGTTGGAAGAGGAACATCTGGAGCCCAAATATCTGGAGATCGAACTCACAGAGCACACTTTGATTCAGGCCCATGATATTGAGAAGCTGCACGAACTAAAAGCTCTAGGGATCAGCCTGTCGCTTGATGACTTTGGCACCGGCTACTCGTCGTTACGCTATATTAAAGATTTCCCTATCGACTGCATTAAAATTGACCGTTCGTTTGTTGAAAATATGATTCAGATTCCACACATTGCCGCTTTAAACTCAACGATTATCCATATGGCAAAACGCCTTGATTACAGGGTCATTGCTGAGGGTGTTGAGACGAAGGAGCAGATCGATCGCCTGATGCAGGAAGGCTGCCATTGCATGCAGGGCTTTTATTTCAGTAGACCTGTGCCTGCCGGTGAGATGCAGGAGATGTTTGCAAAAGAGCTGAGTTAA
- the katG gene encoding catalase/peroxidase HPI, producing MDHENNGGTCPITGQSSEDSAITTQKVGTTNKDWWPNQLDLSILRQHDKKSNPMGEDFNYAEEFKKLDYDALKKDLHDLMTDSQDWWPADYGHYGPLFIRMSWHAAGTYRTGDGRGGSSTGQQRFAPLNSWPDNANLDKARRLLWPIKQKYGNKISWADLLVLTGNVALESMGLKTFGFGAGRADVWHPEEDVYWGKETEWLGDNRYSGDRDLEHPLAAVQMGLIYVNPEGPNGKPDPLASARDIRETFARMGMNDEETVALTAGGHTFGKSHGAGDADEHVGALPEAAEIEDQGFGWKSTYKSGKGRDTISSGIEGAWTANPTKWDNGYYDLLFGYEWELTKSPAGAYQWKAVGQTEEHMAPDAEDSSVKVPTMMTTADMAMRMDPEYEKISRRFHQNPDEFADAFARAWFKLLHRDMGPKDRYLGPEVPEEELVWMDPVPKVDYTLSDAEIADLKAKILDSGLTVSELVKTAWASASTFRGTDMRGGANGARIRLAPQKDWEANEPEQLQKVLAVYEKIQGEFEKKVSLADLIVLGGTAAVEKAAKDAGVDVTVPFTPGRGDATQEQTDVDSFDVLEPVSDGFRNYQKKEYSLSPEEMLVDKAHLLGLTAPELTVLVGGLRVLGNNHGDTKHGVFTDRVGTLTNDFFVNLLDMGVEWKPNGFNQYEGRDRKTGEVVRTATRFDLVFGSNSILRALAEVYAQDDNKEKFVKDFVAAWVKIMDADRFDVEK from the coding sequence ATGGATCACGAAAACAATGGCGGCACTTGCCCAATCACTGGACAGTCTTCTGAGGACAGTGCAATCACAACACAAAAAGTCGGTACAACGAACAAAGACTGGTGGCCAAACCAGTTAGACTTGAGCATTCTTCGTCAGCATGATAAGAAATCTAATCCAATGGGTGAAGATTTTAATTATGCGGAGGAATTCAAAAAGCTTGATTATGATGCATTAAAGAAAGATCTTCATGATTTAATGACAGATAGCCAGGACTGGTGGCCAGCTGATTACGGTCATTATGGTCCATTATTTATTCGTATGTCATGGCACGCAGCCGGTACGTATCGTACAGGTGACGGACGCGGAGGAAGCAGCACTGGACAGCAGCGTTTCGCTCCACTGAACAGTTGGCCGGATAACGCAAACCTTGATAAAGCACGCCGTCTGCTATGGCCAATTAAACAAAAATACGGAAATAAGATTTCATGGGCTGACTTACTTGTATTAACGGGTAACGTGGCACTTGAATCAATGGGATTAAAAACATTCGGTTTCGGAGCAGGACGTGCAGACGTTTGGCATCCGGAAGAAGATGTATATTGGGGTAAAGAAACAGAGTGGCTTGGGGACAACCGTTACTCCGGAGACCGCGATCTTGAGCATCCATTAGCCGCTGTTCAGATGGGTCTGATCTATGTTAACCCTGAAGGTCCTAACGGAAAGCCGGATCCACTGGCAAGTGCACGTGACATCCGCGAGACATTTGCCCGTATGGGAATGAATGATGAAGAAACTGTAGCACTGACTGCAGGTGGACACACATTCGGTAAATCTCACGGTGCAGGCGATGCTGATGAGCACGTAGGCGCACTTCCTGAAGCGGCAGAAATCGAAGATCAAGGCTTTGGCTGGAAGAGCACGTATAAGAGCGGAAAAGGCCGCGATACGATTTCAAGTGGTATCGAAGGTGCATGGACAGCGAACCCGACGAAATGGGATAACGGTTACTATGATCTGTTATTCGGTTACGAGTGGGAGCTGACTAAGAGTCCTGCAGGCGCATACCAGTGGAAAGCTGTTGGCCAAACGGAAGAACATATGGCACCTGATGCAGAAGATTCATCTGTAAAAGTTCCAACAATGATGACAACTGCTGATATGGCGATGAGAATGGATCCTGAATATGAAAAGATTTCACGCCGTTTCCACCAGAATCCGGATGAATTTGCTGATGCCTTTGCACGCGCATGGTTCAAGCTTCTTCACCGTGATATGGGACCAAAAGACCGCTACCTCGGACCAGAAGTACCTGAGGAAGAACTAGTATGGATGGATCCGGTACCGAAAGTAGATTACACACTTTCTGATGCTGAAATCGCTGACTTAAAGGCGAAAATCCTTGATTCAGGTTTAACAGTAAGTGAGCTTGTGAAAACAGCATGGGCTTCTGCAAGCACATTCCGCGGAACAGATATGCGCGGTGGTGCAAATGGTGCCCGCATCCGTCTTGCTCCGCAAAAAGACTGGGAAGCAAACGAGCCTGAACAGCTTCAAAAAGTGCTTGCTGTTTACGAAAAAATCCAGGGTGAGTTTGAAAAGAAAGTCAGCCTCGCTGATCTGATCGTACTTGGCGGAACAGCTGCTGTTGAAAAAGCTGCGAAGGATGCAGGTGTGGACGTAACGGTTCCATTTACACCTGGCCGCGGCGATGCAACGCAGGAGCAAACAGACGTTGACAGCTTTGACGTTCTTGAGCCGGTATCTGACGGATTCCGCAACTATCAGAAGAAGGAATACAGCCTCAGCCCTGAAGAAATGCTTGTAGATAAAGCTCACCTTCTAGGTCTGACTGCACCTGAACTGACAGTACTTGTTGGTGGACTTCGCGTTCTTGGAAACAACCATGGCGATACAAAGCACGGTGTCTTCACAGACCGCGTCGGTACACTGACAAACGACTTCTTCGTCAACCTGCTTGACATGGGTGTTGAGTGGAAGCCAAACGGCTTTAACCAGTATGAAGGCCGCGATCGCAAGACAGGCGAAGTTGTTCGCACGGCAACACGCTTTGATCTTGTATTCGGTTCTAACTCCATTCTTCGTGCCCTTGCAGAAGTCTACGCACAAGACGACAACAAAGAAAAGTTCGTAAAAGACTTTGTTGCTGCATGGGTGAAGATCATGGATGCAGACCGCTTTGACGTAGAGAAATAA
- a CDS encoding MATE family efflux transporter produces MSSTHSRLLQQPVHKVFYQYFFPSLLGMMLMSVNILIDGIFVGNGVGEIGLAGVNLAMPVFSLIFSISLWIGIGGGTVYSINMGEGNVEKARGVFSQALASTILILTAIGLIGYFNVETIAGLLGANAETLAPTVDYLSVLFSLGWLIALQQLVSIFVRNDGGPTLSMVALGVTALVNIALNYYMIFVLGLGVFGAALATVLASVVGLFVLLVHFLRKDSNLRRFSFKWSWGALGLIFAIGFPSFLAEAGVLVFVTGYNLAIVNLLGTAGVAAFSVVNYLHGFMFLAFFGIESALQPMISFYHGAKEKLRIIDSVKIGEKASFILGALLLTIGLIAAPLLVSLFGLQSEEVKDLAETGVRLFFIGYVFLGFNFVYMTYFQSIGKIRTSTLIIVLRSYVFLPILLFVLPTFFGATGIWLSVPIAEMLVTALILMFARRDVVGQS; encoded by the coding sequence ATGAGCAGTACACACAGTCGTTTATTACAACAGCCGGTTCATAAAGTTTTTTATCAATATTTCTTTCCATCACTGCTCGGCATGATGCTCATGTCTGTCAATATTCTCATTGACGGCATTTTTGTTGGTAATGGGGTAGGGGAAATTGGTCTTGCCGGGGTAAATCTGGCGATGCCTGTTTTCTCATTGATTTTTTCTATTTCTCTCTGGATCGGAATTGGAGGGGGCACTGTCTACTCTATTAATATGGGAGAAGGCAATGTTGAAAAGGCAAGAGGAGTCTTTTCTCAGGCGCTTGCCAGTACGATTTTGATTTTGACTGCGATTGGCCTCATTGGTTATTTCAATGTTGAAACCATTGCAGGTCTCCTTGGTGCCAATGCTGAAACACTAGCGCCAACGGTTGATTATTTAAGCGTATTATTCAGCCTTGGCTGGTTAATTGCCCTCCAGCAGCTGGTCAGTATTTTCGTGCGAAACGATGGGGGACCGACGTTATCCATGGTAGCGCTTGGTGTGACGGCACTTGTTAATATCGCACTGAATTATTATATGATTTTCGTTCTCGGACTTGGCGTGTTTGGGGCGGCCCTTGCGACGGTGCTCGCGAGCGTCGTTGGATTGTTCGTCCTACTCGTTCATTTCTTACGCAAGGATTCCAACCTCAGAAGGTTTTCGTTTAAATGGTCATGGGGCGCACTCGGTCTGATTTTCGCGATTGGGTTTCCGAGCTTTTTAGCAGAAGCGGGCGTGCTTGTGTTTGTGACAGGTTATAATCTGGCCATCGTGAACCTGCTTGGGACAGCAGGGGTTGCGGCGTTTTCGGTCGTCAACTATTTACACGGATTTATGTTCCTTGCGTTTTTTGGTATTGAATCCGCACTGCAGCCGATGATCAGCTTTTATCACGGAGCCAAAGAAAAGTTGCGGATAATCGACAGTGTCAAAATTGGTGAAAAGGCATCGTTCATTCTTGGAGCGCTGCTGCTAACGATTGGCCTTATTGCGGCACCGTTACTCGTTTCTTTGTTCGGGCTTCAGTCAGAGGAGGTCAAGGACCTTGCTGAAACCGGTGTACGCTTGTTCTTTATCGGATATGTGTTCCTCGGATTCAATTTTGTTTATATGACCTATTTCCAGTCGATCGGAAAAATCAGGACATCCACGCTGATTATTGTTTTGCGTAGTTATGTGTTTCTGCCGATTCTCCTGTTTGTACTGCCGACGTTTTTTGGTGCAACAGGCATCTGGCTATCCGTGCCGATTGCTGAAATGCTGGTAACAGCACTGATTTTGATGTTTGCAAGGCGGGATGTTGTAGGACAGAGTTGA
- the trhO gene encoding oxygen-dependent tRNA uridine(34) hydroxylase TrhO yields MDYRVLLYYHYTPIEDPAAFSEEHLAFCKELGLKGRILVAHEGINGTCSGTIEQTDAYMEAMRNNPMFEGIVFKIDEAEGHTFKKMHVRPRPELVNLSLEDDVNPNELTGRYLSPKEFYEEMQREDTIVLDARNTYEYDVGHFRGAIRPDVETFRDLPNWVRENRYMLEGKRVLTYCTGGIRCEKFSGWLVREGFEDAAQLHGGIATYGKDPEVKGQLWDGQMYVFDERLTVPINQVEHVVVGKDHFDGTPCERYINCANPECNKQILASEENEAKHLGGCTIECTKHERNRYSVRHGLSEDVVAERIEALEKELAVK; encoded by the coding sequence GTGGATTATCGAGTTTTATTGTATTATCACTACACGCCGATTGAAGATCCGGCTGCTTTTTCGGAAGAGCACCTTGCTTTCTGTAAAGAGCTTGGACTTAAAGGCCGTATTTTAGTTGCGCATGAAGGCATCAATGGTACTTGCTCAGGCACAATCGAGCAGACAGATGCTTACATGGAAGCCATGAGAAACAACCCTATGTTTGAAGGAATCGTCTTTAAAATTGATGAGGCTGAAGGGCATACTTTTAAAAAGATGCACGTACGTCCTCGTCCGGAGCTTGTTAACCTAAGTCTTGAGGATGATGTTAATCCAAATGAATTAACAGGCCGCTATTTGTCACCTAAGGAATTTTACGAAGAAATGCAGCGCGAGGACACAATTGTTCTGGATGCGCGTAACACATATGAATATGATGTCGGTCACTTCCGCGGCGCAATTCGTCCGGATGTGGAAACATTCCGTGACCTGCCAAACTGGGTACGCGAAAACCGCTATATGCTTGAGGGTAAACGCGTACTGACATATTGCACAGGCGGAATCCGCTGTGAGAAATTCTCCGGCTGGCTTGTGCGCGAAGGCTTTGAGGACGCAGCACAACTTCACGGCGGAATCGCGACTTACGGTAAGGATCCGGAAGTAAAAGGTCAGCTATGGGATGGCCAGATGTACGTTTTTGACGAGCGTCTGACGGTTCCGATTAACCAGGTGGAGCACGTTGTAGTCGGCAAAGACCACTTCGACGGCACACCATGTGAACGCTACATTAATTGTGCGAACCCGGAGTGCAACAAGCAGATTCTCGCATCAGAAGAGAATGAAGCGAAGCACTTAGGCGGATGCACAATCGAGTGTACGAAGCACGAACGCAACCGCTACAGCGTGCGTCACGGACTAAGCGAAGACGTCGTCGCAGAGCGCATCGAAGCCCTTGAAAAAGAGCTTGCGGTGAAATAA
- a CDS encoding LysR family transcriptional regulator: MELVWLRTFVTAAHYHNFRRAADQLYISQPTVTVHIKLLEKELGTTLFDRSSKKVKLTEAGHKYLRHARELLDRYEAGVAELQSFTQGYSSKMSLAISPLIADHLMPYVLKQFLKVHPELEISVKIIESEEIEAAVLNGDVDLGLSCLPSHQSDLKSELLFTDQVIMVAPHDGRDAESAYPLEEEELLSSHYLLTHNHPGYWDELAQTIKVFYPAAKMMKVSQTHITKRFIEEGLGVSYLPSSSVRRELLEGRLLEVQTDTFKLPKAYIYAVTKDQFTIQKEFIAFLLRFRL; this comes from the coding sequence ATGGAGTTAGTCTGGCTGCGCACTTTTGTAACAGCGGCTCACTATCACAATTTCAGACGGGCGGCCGATCAGCTTTATATTTCGCAACCCACTGTGACCGTTCATATTAAACTGCTCGAAAAGGAACTCGGCACGACGCTTTTTGACCGGTCCAGTAAAAAAGTGAAATTAACAGAGGCTGGCCATAAATATCTCAGACATGCCAGAGAATTACTCGATCGTTATGAGGCAGGAGTAGCTGAGCTTCAGTCTTTTACACAAGGCTATTCTTCGAAAATGAGCCTGGCGATTTCACCCCTCATCGCTGATCATCTGATGCCGTATGTGCTGAAGCAATTTTTAAAGGTTCATCCTGAGCTTGAGATCTCAGTCAAAATCATTGAGTCTGAAGAGATTGAAGCAGCTGTTTTAAATGGGGATGTCGATCTCGGATTGTCCTGCCTGCCAAGTCACCAGTCCGATTTAAAAAGTGAGCTGCTGTTTACAGATCAGGTCATCATGGTAGCACCACATGATGGACGCGATGCGGAATCGGCTTATCCTTTAGAGGAAGAGGAGCTTTTGTCCTCTCATTATTTACTCACGCATAATCATCCCGGGTACTGGGACGAGCTGGCGCAGACGATTAAAGTCTTTTATCCGGCTGCCAAAATGATGAAGGTGTCTCAAACTCATATTACAAAGCGGTTTATTGAGGAGGGGCTTGGTGTCTCCTACCTCCCTTCTTCCTCTGTCCGACGGGAGCTGCTGGAGGGAAGACTGCTTGAAGTGCAGACGGATACATTTAAACTGCCAAAAGCCTACATTTACGCTGTGACAAAAGATCAATTCACCATTCAAAAGGAATTCATCGCCTTTTTATTGCGCTTCAGGCTGTAA
- a CDS encoding citrate synthase/methylcitrate synthase, translated as MFSPGLKGVTAARTAISHIDGEAGKLFYRGYEIRDVASQYSFEEVAYLIWNGRLPDKKELNDLKKALVQQRTLSESSMSVLTALPDQMDLMSVIRTVLSAQGTSDYAWKPTISQAIRLTALVPTIISNRLRLLNGESLIEPDSSLDHVENYLYMLTGKQPSTAVKAALETYMILTMEHSMNASTFSARVTASTESDLVSAITAAIGTMKGPLHGGAPSGVIDLLNEISTKDRAEKVIRQKITIGEKLMGFGHRVYKTHDPRSVALRDKLTESNGADEWLDLALHVEETAIAVLADLKPGRALYTNVEFYAAAIMKSIDLPAELFTPTFTASRIVGWTAHVLEQAEDNVIFRPQAEYVGELK; from the coding sequence ATGTTTTCTCCAGGTTTAAAAGGTGTAACGGCTGCCCGCACAGCCATCAGTCATATAGATGGTGAGGCAGGAAAACTATTTTACAGAGGGTATGAAATCCGGGATGTTGCCAGTCAATATTCGTTTGAGGAAGTCGCCTATTTGATTTGGAACGGAAGATTACCGGATAAGAAAGAGCTGAATGATTTAAAGAAAGCCCTTGTTCAGCAACGGACTTTGTCTGAGTCATCAATGAGCGTTTTAACCGCGCTTCCTGACCAAATGGATTTGATGAGTGTGATCAGAACCGTGCTTTCTGCTCAGGGAACTTCAGATTACGCGTGGAAACCAACGATCAGCCAGGCAATCAGACTGACGGCACTCGTGCCAACCATTATTTCAAACCGGTTGCGGCTTCTAAATGGAGAGTCGCTGATTGAACCTGACAGCTCACTGGATCATGTTGAAAATTACTTATATATGCTCACGGGCAAACAGCCTTCAACAGCAGTAAAAGCTGCGCTCGAAACGTATATGATTCTGACGATGGAGCACAGCATGAACGCATCCACTTTTTCAGCAAGAGTCACAGCATCCACGGAATCGGACCTTGTGTCAGCGATAACAGCTGCCATCGGTACGATGAAGGGACCGCTTCACGGGGGAGCGCCGTCCGGAGTGATTGATCTACTCAATGAAATCAGTACGAAAGATCGCGCGGAAAAAGTGATTCGCCAAAAAATAACGATTGGAGAAAAACTGATGGGATTCGGCCATCGCGTTTACAAAACACATGACCCGAGATCAGTGGCACTGCGTGATAAACTCACTGAATCCAATGGCGCAGATGAGTGGCTGGATTTGGCTCTGCACGTAGAGGAAACTGCGATCGCCGTACTGGCAGACCTGAAGCCAGGACGCGCGCTGTATACGAACGTAGAGTTTTATGCCGCAGCCATTATGAAATCCATCGATCTTCCGGCAGAACTATTCACTCCTACTTTCACCGCCAGCCGCATCGTTGGCTGGACCGCGCACGTGCTGGAGCAGGCGGAGGATAACGTGATCTTCAGACCTCAGGCCGAGTATGTTGGGGAGTTGAAGTGA